A part of Candidatus Stoquefichus sp. SB1 genomic DNA contains:
- a CDS encoding ISNCY family transposase — protein MKKILKAEQKSTSSQKVQNEIKLAIATIDDNSAHPRRPRSKYFGEMIQMDASSFEWISGQIWHLHLAIDDASGEVVGAYFDFQETLKGYYNVLYHILINYGIPAMFYTDRRTVFEYKRKNNALDDEDTFTQFSYACHNLGIEIKTTSIAQAKGRIERLNQTFQSRLPVELRRARITSIEDANEFLKSYLKKFNGQFALCLNTTKSVFEKQPTLEEINCTLAVLSPRKIDSGHSIRYNNKIYLPESEKGIPFYFKNKSDCIVIEAFDKNLYVNVLDNIYIMKEVPQHEVHSKEFDGEIEKPKQKKKYIPPMNHPWRIDNILQYHAKQKHQYYGANV, from the coding sequence ATGAAGAAAATACTGAAAGCTGAGCAGAAATCCACCTCTTCTCAAAAGGTTCAAAATGAGATAAAGCTGGCAATTGCCACTATTGATGACAACAGTGCTCATCCCCGCAGACCAAGATCCAAGTATTTTGGTGAAATGATTCAAATGGATGCCTCATCCTTTGAATGGATTTCCGGTCAGATCTGGCATCTCCATTTAGCTATTGATGATGCATCCGGAGAAGTTGTTGGTGCCTACTTTGATTTCCAGGAAACTCTTAAGGGCTATTATAACGTTCTTTATCATATCCTTATCAATTATGGCATACCTGCTATGTTCTACACTGATAGACGGACTGTGTTTGAATATAAAAGAAAAAACAATGCCCTTGATGACGAGGATACCTTTACACAGTTCTCCTATGCATGTCATAACCTTGGCATTGAAATAAAAACAACGAGCATCGCTCAAGCCAAAGGCAGAATAGAAAGACTTAATCAGACATTTCAGTCTCGTCTGCCTGTTGAATTAAGACGTGCTCGTATCACCAGCATAGAGGACGCCAATGAATTTTTAAAATCCTACCTAAAAAAATTTAATGGTCAGTTCGCTCTATGCCTTAATACTACCAAATCCGTCTTTGAAAAACAACCAACTTTGGAAGAAATCAACTGCACTCTTGCAGTCCTCTCACCAAGAAAGATTGATTCAGGTCATAGTATTCGCTATAACAACAAGATTTATCTGCCAGAATCCGAGAAGGGGATCCCATTTTACTTCAAAAACAAATCAGATTGTATAGTTATAGAGGCATTTGATAAAAATCTCTATGTCAATGTGCTTGATAATATCTATATCATGAAGGAAGTCCCTCAGCATGAAGTTCACTCAAAAGAGTTTGATGGTGAAATCGAGAAACCAAAACAAAAGAAAAAATATATTCCCCCAATGAATCATCCATGGAGGATAGACAATATTTTACAATATCATGCAAAACAAAAGCACCAGTATTATGGTGCTAATGTTTAA
- a CDS encoding exonuclease domain-containing protein — protein sequence MSDRITVFDIEVLNQDPASICAIGIVEVVDTEIVSTYYSLIKPKNLSYDSYRYKVHQIKPKSLYKEKTFCEVWQDIKEYFEHTIVVSHDIQGDMMNLRAACKQNKIPYPQLKMSCTNVLAHLVYPQLHKYNLKELSQMIGFEFQAHQALDDALACAQLLIEMMKHENCENILELHQKFHLDFGEMKENYYRNIISAEVAPQLLNMVQREDALLYHQSVCFTGKLSMPKEILEEKTKQVSGLPSHQVSTQTNYLVIGKEGYHKVRFGKENKKVKKALQLMKQGQDLRIVHESEYLKLLETKK from the coding sequence ATGAGTGATAGAATAACTGTTTTTGATATTGAAGTTTTAAATCAAGATCCTGCCAGTATTTGTGCCATTGGAATCGTAGAAGTTGTTGATACAGAAATTGTTTCCACGTACTATTCATTAATTAAACCAAAAAATTTAAGTTATGATAGTTATCGTTATAAAGTCCATCAAATCAAACCTAAATCCCTTTATAAAGAAAAAACATTTTGTGAAGTGTGGCAAGACATCAAAGAATATTTTGAACATACCATTGTTGTATCTCATGATATTCAAGGAGATATGATGAATTTACGAGCTGCCTGCAAACAAAATAAAATTCCTTATCCACAACTGAAAATGTCGTGTACAAATGTTTTAGCTCATCTGGTCTATCCCCAATTACATAAATATAATTTAAAAGAATTATCTCAAATGATTGGCTTTGAATTTCAGGCTCATCAGGCTTTAGATGATGCATTGGCTTGTGCGCAATTATTAATTGAAATGATGAAACATGAAAATTGTGAAAATATTTTAGAATTACATCAAAAATTTCATTTAGATTTTGGAGAAATGAAAGAAAATTACTATCGTAATATTATTTCAGCTGAAGTTGCACCCCAGCTTTTAAATATGGTTCAAAGAGAAGATGCACTGTTATATCATCAATCGGTGTGTTTTACAGGAAAACTATCAATGCCTAAAGAAATTCTTGAAGAGAAAACAAAGCAAGTCAGTGGATTACCATCTCATCAAGTGAGTACTCAAACAAATTATCTGGTTATTGGTAAAGAGGGGTATCATAAAGTTCGTTTTGGAAAAGAAAATAAAAAGGTTAAAAAAGCATTGCAGTTGATGAAACAAGGACAAGATTTACGAATTGTACATGAAAGTGAATATTTAAAGTTATTAGAAACAAAAAAATAA
- a CDS encoding PspC domain-containing protein codes for MNSKRLYRSKRDVMICGVCGGIAEYFDIDPTIVRLIAVVLIFGWGSGLLAYLVGAIIIPKNPYQ; via the coding sequence ATGAATAGTAAAAGATTATATAGATCAAAAAGAGATGTTATGATTTGTGGTGTATGTGGTGGAATTGCAGAATATTTTGATATTGATCCAACAATAGTGAGATTGATTGCAGTTGTCTTGATTTTTGGTTGGGGATCAGGTTTATTGGCTTATTTAGTAGGTGCAATTATTATTCCAAAAAATCCATATCAATAA
- the pepT gene encoding peptidase T gives MKIENRFLKYISFNTQSDPYSTTSPSSTNQKELAEFLVEEMRILGLVNVQMNEYGIVYGTIPSNNHHQGDVIGFIAHMDTSPDASGDNIHPQIIRNYDGQKITLNPTTSLDPQEFTDLKKVIEHDIITTDGTTLLGADDKAGIAIIMSMAEYMFKHPEFKHNDIQIAFTPDEEVGRGTEHFDLAIFNADYAYTVDGGDINEFYFENFNAYQVLVDITGKSIHPGYAKNKMVNALEVGIEFDQLLPLNRRPEYTEGYEGFHHLNHMQGNCEKAHLEYIVRDHHFLELKNQLNDFKRIQAYLNSRYGYELINITMHEQYLNMKDVLVDHLYIVEQVELAMQDVGLNPTIVPIRGGTDGARLSFEGLPCPNIGTGGFYCHGPYEFVSITMMKKGVELLLRLIRNNVYNKADMPF, from the coding sequence ATGAAAATAGAAAATAGATTTTTAAAATATATAAGTTTTAACACACAATCTGATCCTTACTCTACAACTTCTCCTTCTTCTACAAATCAAAAAGAATTAGCTGAATTTTTAGTAGAAGAAATGCGTATCTTAGGATTAGTCAATGTACAAATGAATGAATATGGTATTGTCTATGGAACAATACCTTCAAATAATCACCATCAAGGTGATGTTATAGGTTTTATTGCTCACATGGATACATCTCCTGATGCCAGTGGTGACAATATTCATCCACAAATTATTAGAAATTATGACGGTCAGAAAATTACACTCAATCCAACAACTTCTTTAGATCCTCAAGAATTCACTGATTTAAAGAAAGTCATTGAACATGATATTATAACAACCGATGGAACAACTTTGCTTGGTGCTGATGATAAAGCTGGGATTGCTATTATTATGAGTATGGCTGAGTATATGTTTAAACATCCTGAATTTAAGCATAATGATATTCAAATTGCTTTTACGCCTGATGAAGAGGTGGGACGTGGAACAGAACATTTTGATTTAGCTATTTTTAATGCAGATTATGCATATACAGTTGATGGTGGCGATATCAATGAATTTTATTTTGAAAACTTTAACGCTTATCAGGTTTTGGTTGATATCACTGGAAAAAGTATTCATCCAGGCTATGCTAAAAATAAAATGGTCAATGCTTTAGAAGTCGGTATTGAATTTGATCAGCTTTTACCACTGAATCGTCGTCCTGAATATACAGAAGGATATGAAGGTTTTCATCATCTTAATCATATGCAGGGAAATTGTGAGAAAGCTCATCTGGAATATATTGTACGAGATCATCATTTTTTAGAACTTAAAAATCAGCTTAATGATTTTAAACGTATTCAAGCTTATTTAAATAGTCGTTATGGTTATGAATTAATTAATATCACAATGCATGAACAATATTTAAATATGAAAGATGTTCTTGTTGATCATTTATATATTGTTGAACAAGTTGAATTAGCAATGCAGGATGTAGGTTTGAATCCAACGATTGTTCCTATTCGAGGAGGAACTGATGGGGCTAGACTCTCATTTGAAGGTTTACCTTGTCCAAATATCGGAACGGGTGGTTTTTATTGTCATGGACCTTATGAATTTGTTTCCATAACAATGATGAAAAAAGGTGTTGAATTATTATTAAGGCTTATTAGAAATAATGTTTATAATAAAGCAGATATGCCTTTTTAA
- a CDS encoding ribonuclease H1 domain-containing protein codes for MGKYYAVKKGRQTGIFSSWGECEIQVKGFKGAVYKSFASQKEAQQYLEENSAINVDQDGLIAYVDGSYNQKTKEYGYGCVILHGQEVLAKYYGKGNHPDHVSMRNVAGEIAGAHRAIQYAIEHHYPLICIYYDYAGIEKWANQEWKANKPGTIAYQQFIQESRQQIKIVFFKVLAHSGDFYNEMADTLAKKAVGIQ; via the coding sequence ATGGGTAAATATTATGCAGTTAAAAAAGGGAGACAGACGGGTATCTTTTCTTCTTGGGGTGAATGTGAGATACAAGTCAAAGGTTTTAAAGGGGCAGTGTATAAATCATTTGCCAGCCAGAAAGAAGCACAACAATATTTAGAAGAGAATTCAGCCATTAATGTTGACCAAGATGGATTAATTGCTTATGTAGATGGAAGCTATAATCAAAAGACCAAAGAATATGGATATGGATGTGTTATCTTACATGGGCAGGAAGTGTTAGCGAAGTATTATGGTAAAGGCAATCATCCTGATCATGTTTCTATGCGTAATGTGGCGGGAGAAATCGCTGGAGCACATAGAGCCATTCAATATGCCATTGAACACCATTATCCACTGATATGTATCTATTATGATTATGCAGGAATTGAAAAATGGGCGAATCAGGAATGGAAAGCCAATAAGCCAGGAACAATTGCTTATCAGCAGTTTATTCAGGAAAGTCGTCAACAAATCAAGATTGTGTTTTTTAAAGTGCTAGCACATAGTGGTGATTTCTATAATGAAATGGCAGATACTTTAGCGAAAAAGGCTGTTGGGATTCAATGA
- a CDS encoding diacylglycerol/lipid kinase family protein: MRCLFIVNPSSGTKTIQKKLDQMIGQMILQQIVNHVDVFYTQQKNDALDKCLSLQDEDYDFIISVGGDGTVNEIISGIVKKHLNIPLAILPGGTVNDFANHLKLPHTTDQFIEMMKHRHIMKVDVGQVNDGYFANVIAGGMFSDISFQVSKADKERFGPLAYYISGIRQLPSQLNTSLHLKVKTEKEEFEEDARLFMITNTSQVGGFKDITPHADIQDGVMDLLIIKKCSPAEMIAIFKDYKLNTHEKNPFVKYVQAKDITIECDKDIIYDVDGEEGTTFPIHVCVKKQSLHVIVP, translated from the coding sequence ATGAGATGTTTATTTATTGTGAATCCAAGTTCAGGAACAAAAACAATTCAAAAAAAGCTTGATCAGATGATTGGTCAAATGATCTTACAACAAATTGTCAATCATGTTGATGTCTTTTATACGCAACAAAAAAATGATGCTCTTGATAAATGTTTATCCTTACAAGATGAAGATTATGATTTTATCATTAGTGTTGGTGGTGATGGAACAGTTAATGAAATTATTAGTGGGATTGTTAAAAAGCATCTCAATATTCCTCTTGCTATTTTACCAGGTGGAACTGTTAATGATTTTGCTAATCATTTGAAATTACCACATACAACTGATCAATTTATTGAAATGATGAAACATAGACATATTATGAAAGTTGATGTTGGTCAGGTGAATGATGGTTATTTTGCTAATGTTATTGCTGGTGGAATGTTTAGTGACATTAGTTTTCAAGTGAGTAAAGCTGATAAAGAACGTTTTGGTCCATTGGCTTATTATATCAGTGGAATACGACAGTTACCATCACAGTTAAATACATCCTTGCATTTAAAAGTCAAAACAGAAAAAGAAGAATTTGAAGAAGATGCAAGACTTTTCATGATTACAAATACTTCACAAGTTGGTGGATTTAAAGATATTACGCCACATGCTGATATTCAAGATGGTGTTATGGATTTATTAATTATTAAAAAATGTTCACCTGCTGAAATGATTGCTATATTTAAAGATTATAAATTAAATACACATGAAAAAAATCCTTTTGTTAAATACGTACAAGCAAAAGATATAACAATTGAATGTGATAAGGATATTATCTATGATGTTGATGGAGAAGAAGGAACAACTTTTCCTATTCATGTATGCGTAAAAAAACAATCACTTCACGTGATTGTTCCCTAA
- a CDS encoding helix-turn-helix domain-containing protein, translated as MRKVDLRMNEDKKYRIIKKLVESNGNKKKAAMKLNCSTRTINRLIFKYKEMGKEGFVHGNRNRLPASTISFAQKDFVKKIYVAEYSDANFSHFTEILNEDFGISVSDTTIHKWLREENVLSPKAHKKKEK; from the coding sequence ATGAGAAAGGTTGATTTAAGAATGAATGAAGATAAGAAATATAGAATTATTAAAAAGCTTGTCGAATCAAATGGCAATAAGAAAAAGGCTGCCATGAAACTGAACTGCTCTACCAGAACTATCAACAGATTGATTTTCAAATACAAAGAAATGGGAAAGGAAGGCTTTGTTCACGGCAATCGCAATAGGCTTCCGGCTTCCACTATTTCTTTTGCTCAAAAAGATTTCGTCAAGAAAATTTATGTTGCCGAGTATTCTGATGCCAATTTCTCACATTTCACTGAAATCCTGAATGAGGACTTTGGTATTTCTGTTAGTGATACAACTATTCATAAATGGCTTAGAGAAGAAAATGTCCTTTCTCCCAAGGCTCACAAAAAAAAAGAAAAATAA
- a CDS encoding DUF4097 family beta strand repeat-containing protein: MKTIYKVLISFLIGVCLIFAGLSIGGLSELGEVGFLSRLNLRWSASEMSYKDFVASYDIDELSIQIHKGTVQFHQSQDIDRIKITARQVYSGFDIFQKGDKIVIEQPHYWLNRHYESAIIDIYIPEKKDLETVKIDMSAGDLSVHDLVANEVKIDTAAGRLQVNRLECNDLKLNTAMGQTKIKDATVQKKVNVDVGAGDVNLNLRGRQADFHKRVSVGLGHVRVGDSSYSGIADRESYDSDGKIELDIDCGLGNVNVEMEDL; the protein is encoded by the coding sequence ATGAAAACAATATATAAAGTATTAATAAGTTTTTTGATAGGAGTTTGTTTGATTTTTGCTGGATTAAGTATAGGTGGATTAAGTGAATTAGGTGAAGTTGGATTTTTGAGTCGTTTGAATTTAAGATGGAGTGCAAGTGAAATGAGTTATAAAGATTTTGTTGCTTCTTATGATATTGATGAACTTTCAATTCAGATTCATAAAGGAACTGTTCAATTTCATCAAAGTCAGGATATAGATAGAATAAAAATTACAGCGCGTCAAGTATATAGTGGGTTTGATATTTTTCAAAAAGGTGATAAAATAGTGATTGAGCAGCCTCATTATTGGTTAAATCGCCATTATGAGAGTGCTATAATAGATATCTATATTCCTGAAAAAAAGGATTTAGAGACTGTTAAAATTGATATGAGTGCTGGTGATTTATCAGTCCATGATTTGGTTGCTAATGAAGTGAAAATAGATACAGCAGCAGGTCGTTTACAAGTGAATCGCTTAGAATGCAATGATTTAAAACTGAACACTGCTATGGGGCAAACAAAAATAAAAGATGCAACAGTGCAAAAGAAAGTGAATGTAGATGTTGGTGCTGGTGATGTGAATTTAAATTTACGTGGTCGTCAAGCTGATTTCCACAAACGTGTAAGTGTTGGTTTAGGACATGTTCGTGTTGGAGATTCATCATACTCAGGTATTGCTGATCGTGAGTCTTATGATTCAGATGGTAAAATAGAATTAGATATTGATTGTGGTTTAGGAAATGTCAATGTAGAAATGGAGGATTTATAA